The sequence ATTAAAATCAAGTGTGTGAGCGGTAAGACGAGTTAATTCAAGATAATTAAATGCATATTGAATAAAAACACCGAGCGCATCAGTTATTAAACCTTGCCCTCTATAAGCTGGAGCTAACCAATAACCCACTTCCGCTCGATGGGTTTCTCCTAGACTCAAATCATCCACACCCATCGAACCAATTAAATAACCTTTAGAGTTACGAAGCGCGAAAGATATTTCCAATTGATTGCGATTCAAAAAATCTATGCGTCGCTGTATCCACCAATCTGCCATAGATTCTGTATAAGGATACGGCATGAGTGGAATTGTATCTGAAATACTTTTATCGTTGAGATGGTCTAAATAAGCAGCTCTGTCATTTTTACGAATACTGCTTAAATAGAAACCATCGCGAACATCAAGCTTCATACTCAAAACTTAATTTTCTTTAAAATACCACCTCAGAACCCTGTCCCCAGAAGCCATCATACTTAGTAACGCGGATATCTCCTAATACTTTGGTTTGACAAGCTAAACGGCGATCGCTCTCGGAAGAATGAGGAGGAAGCCCCAATCTTGTTTTCTCTTTCCAACTAGGTTCCGACACTTCACCCTGTATTGCCACCGCACAGGTACCGCAAGTGCCAAGCCCCCTACAATTAATAGTTTTTGCATTACCGTTATAAAGGTCAATATTATTATCCAACAAGACTTTTCGCAGATTGCTACCAGATTCGCATTCAACAGTTTTTCCTTGAGCAGTTATTTTAGGCATTGTAAAATGTCCCCTGAGTTAAAAATTATTTTCATATCAACCAACCTAATTCGATTTTAGATTATCTCAAACAAGAAAGGTTTATTTAATCTAATCAGGAATGGCCGCAATTGTCACAATGTCCGTTTGGTGCGTGACACTGAAAACATTGTTACTACGTTCGCAGTTACTCAAAATGTCACAGCACCCTACAAGAAAAATGTGCCGGTTGCGTAAGTCCTACTAATATCTTGCACCATTTTTTTTTAGAATTAGTTTCAATATGGCTTAAAACTCACAATCATCAAACTAAAGTTCCCTTTCTAGAATTTGAATCATTACTCAATAGTTCGCTGTTAGAAGTTCGTCAGGAATTTGGAATTTTAGATTATATTAATTGAAATAATTTTTTGAGTT comes from Rivularia sp. PCC 7116 and encodes:
- a CDS encoding GNAT family N-acetyltransferase, with the translated sequence MKLDVRDGFYLSSIRKNDRAAYLDHLNDKSISDTIPLMPYPYTESMADWWIQRRIDFLNRNQLEISFALRNSKGYLIGSMGVDDLSLGETHRAEVGYWLAPAYRGQGLITDALGVFIQYAFNYLELTRLTAHTLDFNQASARVLEKNKFTLEGCLRQHTKTRNGLFDVLAWGLLNSD
- a CDS encoding 2Fe-2S iron-sulfur cluster-binding protein, with translation MPKITAQGKTVECESGSNLRKVLLDNNIDLYNGNAKTINCRGLGTCGTCAVAIQGEVSEPSWKEKTRLGLPPHSSESDRRLACQTKVLGDIRVTKYDGFWGQGSEVVF